Proteins encoded within one genomic window of Streptomyces profundus:
- a CDS encoding XdhC family protein — MLDIATELADWCRGGRVFAVATVVGVSGSAPRRPGAALAVDATGRALGSVSGGCVEGALFEECRQALDEGVPRLVDYAADPADPFAPALTCGGAVELLVTPVVTAPQRALLARALAAVTDGEPVALVRSLRGPGTLLLCGWDDTVRGTLGRGREYDLAALARARAMRAEGRTGTVRLGPETLLVETRQPPPRLLVFGAVDFAVALSRVGALLGHRVTVCDPRPVFTTPERFPEADEVIVDRPHRYLDAQRLSDRDAVCVLTHDPEVDVPLLVRALRLPLGYVGAMGSRRTHEDRLRRLRAAGVTEAELATLRSPIGLDLGARTPAETALSIAAEIVALRGGGSGAPLTGGRMPIHRDPAGDAFADRRRPDQGPSPRPERSVRTRTEPVRSAWC; from the coding sequence ATGCTGGACATCGCCACGGAGCTGGCCGACTGGTGCCGCGGCGGCCGGGTGTTCGCGGTCGCGACGGTGGTCGGCGTCAGCGGCAGCGCGCCGCGCCGTCCGGGCGCGGCGCTGGCCGTGGACGCGACGGGACGGGCGCTGGGCAGCGTCTCGGGCGGCTGTGTGGAGGGCGCCCTCTTCGAGGAGTGCCGCCAGGCGCTCGACGAGGGCGTTCCGCGTCTGGTCGACTACGCGGCCGACCCGGCCGATCCGTTCGCCCCCGCGCTCACCTGCGGAGGCGCCGTCGAGCTGCTGGTCACCCCGGTCGTCACCGCGCCCCAACGGGCGCTGCTGGCCAGGGCGTTGGCGGCCGTCACCGACGGCGAGCCGGTCGCTCTGGTCCGCTCGCTCCGGGGCCCTGGCACGCTGCTGCTGTGCGGGTGGGACGACACCGTGCGCGGCACCCTGGGGCGGGGCCGGGAGTACGACCTCGCCGCGCTGGCGCGGGCGCGGGCGATGCGCGCCGAGGGGCGCACCGGCACGGTGCGGCTCGGCCCCGAGACGCTGCTGGTGGAGACCCGCCAACCGCCGCCCCGGCTGCTGGTCTTCGGCGCGGTCGACTTCGCCGTCGCGCTCAGCCGGGTCGGCGCCCTGCTCGGCCACCGGGTCACCGTCTGCGACCCCCGTCCGGTGTTCACCACCCCGGAGCGTTTCCCCGAGGCGGACGAGGTGATCGTCGACCGGCCGCACCGCTACCTCGATGCCCAGCGACTGAGCGACCGCGATGCCGTCTGTGTGCTCACCCACGATCCCGAGGTCGATGTGCCGCTGCTGGTGCGCGCGTTGCGGCTGCCGCTCGGCTATGTCGGCGCCATGGGCTCCCGCCGCACCCACGAGGACCGGCTGCGCCGGCTGCGGGCGGCCGGGGTCACCGAGGCCGAACTCGCCACGCTGCGCTCGCCGATCGGGCTCGACCTCGGCGCCCGCACCCCCGCCGAGACCGCGCTCTCCATCGCGGCCGAGATCGTCGCGCTGCGCGGGGGCGGCAGCGGCGCGCCGCTCACCGGCGGCCGGATGCCCATCCACCGTGACCCGGCGGGCGACGCCTTCGCCGACCGCCGGCGGCCGGACCAGGGCCCCTCCCCCCGCCCTGAGCGCTCGGTCCGGACGCGCACGGAGCCCGTTCGGTCCGCGTGGTGCTGA
- a CDS encoding DUF5955 family protein, whose product MAGEAETAHTVRGVPVAGLDPRVTTLRAAVHRLRRELGGYRAALADREVAEGQLARLDELSISGVPDEVALGQALLVIAAALGSVSALAPAVAEFRRAVELFGVPHYRIQGGSWMSVPRPGVGRGQGAGAGF is encoded by the coding sequence GTGGCAGGAGAAGCTGAGACGGCCCACACGGTGCGCGGCGTACCGGTGGCCGGGCTCGACCCCCGGGTGACGACACTGCGCGCGGCCGTGCACCGGCTGCGCCGCGAGCTGGGCGGCTATCGCGCGGCGCTCGCCGACCGCGAGGTCGCCGAAGGCCAGTTGGCGCGGCTCGACGAGCTGTCGATCTCCGGGGTTCCCGACGAGGTGGCGCTGGGGCAGGCGCTGTTGGTGATCGCGGCGGCGCTCGGCTCGGTCAGCGCGCTGGCGCCGGCCGTCGCGGAGTTTCGTAGGGCCGTCGAGCTGTTCGGCGTCCCGCACTATCGCATCCAGGGCGGTTCCTGGATGTCCGTTCCCCGTCCGGGCGTCGGGCGGGGGCAGGGAGCGGGCGCCGGGTTCTGA